The Sphingorhabdus sp. Alg231-15 genome has a segment encoding these proteins:
- a CDS encoding sulfatase-like hydrolase/transferase: MINSTDSKWLVSRLIAGFLLFSATYALINQLPLTQTILYRAAAHDYASAIWAALSFALQAIILLIATIVLPRRWFTVLVIAMAISAGVNMVYGQIVGNMLDMQKTGWLMAEARQAGDAAGEFLMPLGIALGKLILAMLLLIGARRIMRPSVPKLVRALSSGKGSRVAILILLAVPSLLWPSLNLYPLAAERNLYNFAATIWTADPPPPRAQVSPVPDKNGGIRKIIWLIDESISYPAFQQIIRPDLATTALIDFGEAASMGHCSTPSNVAMRSGVNVRTVDNRTDLRRTPSIWAYATKAGFATSMIDGQVTGPPQNLLQSPERALIDSYQNAASGLKTDLTIARSINASLKSDGKQFTYAILRGVHFQYQDHYPKGALPQGSSTQAQYEKAIAYSKKDFFATLLDGVDRSEVAIFYTSDHGQNIADGVTPHCSGSPVKAEFSVPLVAFLPSEIAESYKTEEGGRSLSQLFPTTLALMGYDTDYATENYDNILSTPTVRYVWFGRGVVPVKNGGAIDVQTGQDFPGR, encoded by the coding sequence GTGATCAACAGCACGGACAGTAAATGGCTTGTCAGCCGGCTTATTGCCGGTTTTCTGCTGTTTAGTGCCACCTATGCATTGATCAATCAGCTACCGCTCACCCAGACGATCCTGTATCGCGCGGCGGCCCATGACTATGCCAGTGCCATTTGGGCGGCGCTATCCTTTGCGCTGCAGGCTATAATCTTGCTGATCGCTACAATAGTGTTGCCGCGCCGCTGGTTTACCGTGCTGGTCATCGCAATGGCGATCTCCGCTGGCGTGAATATGGTCTACGGGCAGATTGTCGGCAATATGCTCGATATGCAAAAAACCGGCTGGCTGATGGCCGAAGCACGGCAAGCGGGCGACGCTGCCGGGGAATTTCTGATGCCTCTGGGCATTGCGCTAGGTAAGCTCATCCTGGCGATGCTTTTGCTGATTGGCGCGCGGAGGATCATGCGTCCTTCAGTGCCGAAATTGGTACGGGCATTATCGTCCGGCAAAGGGTCACGCGTCGCGATCCTTATTCTGCTCGCTGTGCCATCTCTGTTATGGCCTTCCCTGAATCTCTATCCGCTGGCGGCAGAGCGCAATCTCTATAATTTTGCGGCGACCATCTGGACCGCCGATCCACCACCGCCGCGTGCACAAGTCTCGCCAGTGCCGGATAAGAATGGCGGCATCCGCAAGATCATCTGGCTGATCGATGAGAGTATTTCCTATCCGGCGTTTCAGCAGATCATCCGACCCGATCTGGCGACGACAGCGCTTATCGATTTTGGCGAGGCCGCATCGATGGGGCATTGCAGCACGCCGTCCAACGTCGCAATGCGATCTGGGGTCAATGTCCGCACCGTCGATAATCGTACAGATCTGCGCCGAACTCCCTCCATCTGGGCCTATGCGACCAAAGCAGGTTTTGCGACAAGCATGATCGACGGACAGGTAACCGGCCCGCCGCAAAACCTGTTACAGTCACCGGAACGCGCGTTGATAGACAGTTACCAGAATGCCGCCAGCGGCCTGAAAACCGATCTGACCATCGCCCGCTCGATCAACGCCAGCCTCAAGAGCGACGGAAAGCAGTTTACCTATGCGATCCTGCGCGGCGTGCATTTCCAGTATCAGGATCATTATCCCAAAGGCGCTTTGCCTCAGGGCAGCAGTACGCAGGCACAATATGAAAAGGCGATTGCCTATTCGAAGAAGGATTTTTTCGCCACTTTACTTGACGGCGTGGATCGCTCTGAGGTCGCAATATTCTACACGTCCGACCATGGTCAAAATATCGCCGATGGCGTCACACCCCATTGCAGCGGGAGCCCGGTAAAGGCCGAATTTTCAGTCCCGCTTGTCGCCTTTCTGCCGTCGGAAATCGCAGAGAGCTACAAAACGGAGGAGGGCGGACGCAGTCTCAGCCAGCTATTCCCAACCACGCTCGCGCTGATGGGCTATGATACGGACTATGCAACGGAAAATTATGATAATATCCTAAGCACACCGACCGTACGTTATGTCTGGTTCGGTCGTGGTGTCGTGCCCGTAAAGAACGGCGGCGCAATTGATGTGCAGACAGGGCAAGATTTCCCCGGCCGATGA
- a CDS encoding tandem-95 repeat protein: MADNDAPVLITPIADQNSDEDSSLEIALPDGLFGNVDGDDLTLSARLADGNPLPSWLAFDGSIFSGTPPQDFNGEVEIAVIASDGELEVSDNFTLTINAINDAPVVDMAPSNYVGLEDFAIDVVLPADSFADVDGDVLTLSATLADGTELPNWLSFDGSSFTGTPPQDFNGTVDIDIAATDGQLTVNHAFRLSIDPVNDAPTLVSLADLSSDENQAFDIPLAASSFADVDGDALTYTATLLGGDPLPTWINFDGTRFTGTAPEDSSGVLEIEVTASDGALNAAGSFIFTIDPDNQAPIAVDDDIFLSEGGDELTILQSSLLDNDSDPDGDTLGVVSVTDGANGTVGFDADGNIVYTPNAGFQGDDSFTYTISDGELTSTATAQLRVDDPFSGWRQGTEGNDFLFGNFFRANEIFGRDGRDYIFGGFRADYLAGGDGNDRVFGLFGNDHLWGNGGDDKLYGGFGTDTAYFSGNSAEYELQTQNGGFYVRIRDEEPGVNGDDGRDQLYSVERLAFADETISVASPIILDLDGDGSEFVSASQSNALFDLDGDGVLDDTSWIGSGDAFLFLDRDGDGFVSGVNEISFIDDAKEAKSDLDGLRAFDSNSDTILSADDARFSEFGVWQDINTNGAVDAGETFKLEDAGIVSINLNATATESDFTLGDVAVANQGTFTKADGSTGGFADAAITFFQKGVPELPLVGFSSESFGRKSKKYRLYAQNGELMIGSKKTVMGSLDSATVLNFKNRDIGLLAPIVLDLDGDGVELRSYKKSKARFDIDGDGSRDNTGWTGKGDGFLVIDRNNNGLIDNGAELSFLTEAPGAKSDLQALSALDSNGDGVISSLDLRFRELKVWVDRNDNGVTDAGELANLNDHRIASISLNGQATNDRVKIGKNIILATSSFTRTDGSTGAVGDAVLAFKPAGRPESQVQYSNGPFSLQNWKREGYLQAAAEIEPDDAQLTALRAGLNSSTATTEQSLRFNVPQDVNVFDYFEQTSSTNTRQTGQTSSSEVAALGESVVTAAMVAKESISSTADVVSKEPIRNIDADLSKLALMTQDMNAFGTKSAAESNSERQRSASIPDLFAA; this comes from the coding sequence GTGGCAGACAATGATGCTCCTGTTCTTATCACGCCAATTGCTGATCAGAATTCCGATGAAGACAGTAGTCTCGAGATCGCATTGCCGGATGGATTATTTGGGAATGTAGACGGGGATGATCTGACGCTTTCAGCACGCCTTGCTGATGGAAACCCGTTGCCTTCATGGTTGGCATTTGATGGGAGCATATTCTCGGGAACACCTCCTCAGGATTTCAATGGTGAAGTTGAGATCGCAGTCATCGCCAGTGATGGCGAATTAGAAGTCAGCGATAATTTTACTCTCACAATCAACGCGATTAATGATGCTCCTGTCGTTGATATGGCACCCAGCAACTACGTCGGTCTCGAAGACTTTGCGATAGATGTCGTGTTACCCGCAGACAGTTTCGCTGATGTCGACGGCGATGTGTTGACACTAAGTGCTACCTTGGCCGATGGGACGGAATTGCCTAACTGGCTTAGCTTTGATGGATCAAGCTTTACGGGAACGCCGCCTCAAGATTTCAATGGTACGGTAGATATTGATATTGCTGCGACCGATGGCCAACTGACTGTCAATCACGCATTCCGCCTCAGCATTGATCCCGTTAATGATGCACCCACATTAGTGTCTCTGGCTGATTTGTCCTCTGACGAAAATCAGGCGTTTGATATTCCGCTGGCCGCAAGCTCCTTTGCCGATGTTGATGGCGATGCGTTAACATATACGGCGACACTGCTCGGCGGGGATCCTCTGCCGACATGGATCAATTTTGATGGGACCCGCTTCACTGGCACAGCTCCTGAAGACTCAAGCGGTGTCTTGGAAATCGAGGTGACCGCAAGCGATGGCGCTTTGAATGCCGCTGGCAGCTTCATATTTACCATTGATCCTGACAACCAAGCACCAATTGCTGTTGATGACGACATCTTCCTTTCCGAAGGCGGCGATGAGCTGACGATCTTGCAATCGAGCCTGCTCGACAACGATAGTGATCCCGATGGTGATACGCTGGGCGTAGTATCAGTCACCGACGGAGCTAATGGCACCGTGGGTTTCGATGCTGACGGCAACATCGTCTACACACCAAATGCTGGTTTCCAGGGTGACGACAGCTTCACATATACAATCAGCGATGGTGAGCTTACTTCGACCGCCACTGCCCAGCTGCGCGTCGATGACCCATTTTCTGGCTGGCGTCAGGGTACAGAAGGCAATGACTTCCTGTTTGGCAATTTCTTCCGCGCCAACGAAATTTTTGGACGCGACGGTAGAGATTATATCTTTGGTGGTTTCCGCGCTGATTACCTAGCTGGCGGCGATGGCAATGACCGCGTATTTGGCCTTTTCGGCAATGATCACCTCTGGGGTAATGGCGGCGACGACAAGCTCTATGGAGGTTTCGGAACCGATACAGCTTATTTCAGCGGCAATAGTGCAGAATATGAACTGCAAACTCAAAATGGTGGTTTTTATGTTCGTATCCGTGATGAAGAACCTGGCGTAAACGGCGATGACGGCCGTGATCAGTTATACAGTGTCGAACGCCTTGCATTTGCCGATGAGACTATTTCGGTCGCCTCACCGATCATCCTTGATCTGGATGGCGATGGTTCTGAATTTGTATCAGCCTCACAGAGCAATGCTTTGTTCGATCTCGATGGAGATGGCGTTCTAGATGACACTAGCTGGATTGGTAGTGGGGATGCGTTTCTATTCCTCGACCGCGACGGAGATGGCTTTGTAAGCGGTGTCAATGAAATCAGTTTCATTGATGACGCGAAAGAGGCCAAATCTGACCTTGATGGCTTAAGAGCTTTTGATAGCAATAGTGATACTATCCTTTCAGCAGATGATGCCCGGTTCTCTGAATTCGGTGTCTGGCAGGATATTAACACCAATGGCGCAGTGGATGCTGGTGAGACGTTCAAACTGGAAGATGCCGGGATTGTGTCGATTAACCTCAATGCAACAGCAACAGAATCTGACTTTACTTTAGGTGACGTTGCGGTCGCTAATCAGGGAACATTCACCAAAGCAGATGGATCTACTGGTGGCTTTGCCGATGCTGCTATTACCTTCTTCCAAAAAGGTGTTCCCGAATTACCACTGGTTGGGTTTAGCTCTGAGTCCTTTGGGCGCAAGTCGAAGAAATATCGTCTCTACGCCCAAAACGGCGAATTGATGATCGGCTCCAAGAAAACCGTCATGGGATCATTGGACAGCGCAACCGTTTTGAACTTCAAGAACCGGGATATCGGATTGCTAGCGCCCATTGTATTAGATTTGGATGGCGATGGAGTTGAGCTGAGGAGCTACAAGAAGAGTAAGGCCCGTTTTGACATTGATGGAGATGGTTCGCGCGACAATACCGGCTGGACAGGAAAAGGTGACGGCTTCCTTGTCATTGATAGAAACAACAATGGCTTGATCGACAATGGCGCTGAACTAAGCTTCCTAACCGAAGCGCCGGGTGCCAAGAGTGATTTACAAGCGTTGTCGGCGCTTGATAGTAATGGTGATGGCGTCATCTCCAGTCTCGACTTGCGCTTCCGTGAATTGAAAGTCTGGGTCGATCGCAATGATAATGGCGTAACCGATGCTGGTGAACTCGCCAATTTGAATGATCATCGTATCGCGTCTATCAGCCTGAATGGTCAGGCGACCAATGACCGCGTCAAAATCGGTAAAAATATTATACTAGCGACTTCTAGCTTTACGCGGACAGATGGGTCGACCGGTGCAGTTGGAGATGCTGTACTGGCCTTTAAGCCAGCTGGAAGACCGGAATCTCAAGTCCAATATTCGAATGGACCTTTCTCTCTTCAAAACTGGAAACGGGAAGGTTATTTGCAGGCCGCAGCTGAGATTGAGCCTGATGACGCGCAATTGACCGCGCTCAGGGCAGGCCTGAACAGTTCCACCGCGACAACTGAACAGAGTTTGCGATTTAACGTTCCGCAGGATGTGAATGTGTTTGATTATTTTGAGCAAACATCTTCAACGAATACGCGGCAGACTGGTCAGACATCCTCGTCAGAAGTTGCGGCACTAGGCGAGAGCGTTGTCACTGCTGCAATGGTAGCCAAAGAGTCGATCAGCTCAACCGCCGATGTAGTTTCTAAAGAACCAATAAGAAATATTGATGCAGACTTGTCAAAGTTAGCATTGATGACACAGGATATGAACGCATTTGGTACAAAATCAGCTGCAGAGAGCAACTCGGAGCGTCAGAGATCCGCGTCAATACCTGATCTTTTCGCGGCCTAG
- a CDS encoding serine hydrolase, which translates to MKKFLSIGSTLFVVATMSGPAMAGTAPESPASEVKSLTMKQNEGAAVLKSKISEKLPEWLAEYDVPSAAIAYIADGKVAWTHVDGDAQPGKAASAKTLYNIASMTKPLVAETVMRLAKSGALTLDEPMAGSWVDPDIKSDPRHKLLTPRMALVHRTGFPNWRYQTKDVLTFKNDPDSKFGYSGEGFQYMARFAEKKMNLPLETLVAQQIFEPAGMTESSFTEKPWFAGRIAMSRNRKGEHAHATVRKDWNAADDVWSTIGDYARFLTWVMANPVDARSDEAYWTAKENLGGQICGEGRLAAEVCPKSLGFVGGWNVYHTADNVIVMHGGGDIGERTLGFFDPVNKTGAVIFTNGANGQKVIRETVKILYPDPSFVAFMNLQAGG; encoded by the coding sequence GTGAAAAAGTTTCTGTCTATTGGTTCGACGTTATTCGTGGTCGCGACAATGTCTGGACCGGCCATGGCTGGTACGGCCCCGGAAAGCCCAGCTTCTGAGGTGAAGTCACTCACCATGAAGCAAAATGAGGGTGCTGCTGTTCTCAAAAGCAAAATCTCAGAGAAGCTCCCAGAATGGCTTGCGGAATATGATGTCCCGAGCGCGGCTATTGCTTATATTGCCGATGGCAAGGTTGCATGGACCCATGTTGATGGTGATGCTCAGCCGGGTAAGGCGGCGTCTGCGAAGACGCTTTACAATATCGCTTCAATGACCAAACCACTGGTTGCGGAAACCGTGATGCGGCTTGCCAAGAGCGGTGCCTTGACGCTCGACGAGCCGATGGCGGGGAGTTGGGTTGATCCTGATATTAAATCCGATCCCCGGCACAAGCTTCTGACTCCGCGGATGGCGCTGGTCCATCGCACGGGTTTTCCCAATTGGCGTTACCAGACCAAGGATGTGCTGACGTTTAAAAATGATCCGGACAGCAAGTTCGGATATTCCGGCGAGGGGTTTCAATATATGGCCCGCTTTGCCGAGAAGAAAATGAACCTGCCGCTGGAAACGCTTGTCGCCCAGCAGATATTCGAACCAGCGGGCATGACCGAAAGCAGCTTTACAGAAAAACCCTGGTTTGCCGGACGGATCGCCATGTCGCGCAATCGCAAGGGTGAGCATGCCCATGCCACCGTACGCAAGGACTGGAATGCGGCGGATGACGTCTGGTCTACCATCGGTGACTATGCCCGCTTCCTGACCTGGGTGATGGCCAATCCGGTGGATGCCAGATCCGACGAAGCCTATTGGACGGCCAAGGAAAATCTTGGCGGTCAGATTTGCGGCGAGGGGCGCTTGGCGGCGGAGGTCTGCCCGAAAAGCCTTGGCTTTGTCGGTGGTTGGAATGTCTATCATACGGCGGATAATGTGATTGTCATGCACGGCGGTGGTGATATCGGGGAGCGGACTTTGGGCTTTTTTGACCCTGTCAACAAAACCGGCGCCGTGATCTTTACCAATGGTGCCAATGGTCAGAAGGTGATCCGCGAGACGGTGAAGATATTATATCCTGATCCCAGTTTCGTGGCCTTTATGAACCTGCAGGCTGGAGGCTAA
- a CDS encoding MFS transporter has translation MAQEKALAATPANEEERRLSDGNPVSKFYGWNNAALLFFIQFAASGFVYFAYAAIFPAMVEDMNWNRGDASIAHSLSFLILGLSYPVTAWMIGKRGVRFTLTTGLVLMLASLLMTVFFVTKIWHWTLIWGLFMGMANALAGPLCGQTVVINWFSAKRATVLGIILTGNALGGFFAQPILIRVMELFGSWQSGWLVSAAAVVGALLLTQFIVNRPGDIGQHPDNFDPLATRADTHKPAPKPRTYRSDRNWTVREVFRTRAVYFIMTISVTYLGIGTFLLTHGSLYLSDIGISKIQTASIVSVFIIGSGLGRIPAGWLGDRFELRWLMAAMMAAMLASFIMLWTLTSLVGLGFAAFLLGLCYGGFFALSPALTSNFFGQESFAKINSVFAPLLLPFVATAPAGAGYIFDIYGSYDLAFLIGSILLGLSLISAICLTPPQHKAASEGA, from the coding sequence ATGGCGCAGGAGAAAGCTTTGGCAGCGACACCAGCCAACGAAGAAGAGCGCCGGCTATCTGACGGAAATCCCGTCAGCAAATTCTATGGCTGGAACAACGCGGCGCTTTTGTTCTTCATCCAGTTTGCTGCCTCCGGCTTTGTCTATTTTGCCTATGCCGCAATTTTCCCGGCGATGGTCGAGGATATGAACTGGAACCGCGGTGATGCGTCCATCGCGCATAGTCTCAGCTTTCTGATCTTGGGGTTGAGCTATCCAGTGACCGCCTGGATGATCGGAAAACGGGGCGTAAGATTCACTTTGACAACCGGTCTGGTGCTAATGCTGGCCAGTCTTTTGATGACTGTCTTTTTCGTGACCAAAATCTGGCACTGGACCCTGATTTGGGGATTGTTCATGGGAATGGCCAATGCACTGGCCGGACCCCTGTGCGGACAAACCGTGGTCATCAACTGGTTCAGCGCCAAACGGGCAACGGTGCTTGGAATCATCCTCACCGGCAATGCGCTCGGAGGTTTTTTTGCGCAGCCAATACTGATTCGGGTGATGGAGCTATTTGGCAGCTGGCAATCAGGATGGCTGGTGAGCGCTGCAGCCGTTGTCGGTGCGCTGCTATTGACTCAGTTCATTGTGAATCGACCCGGGGATATTGGACAGCACCCCGATAATTTTGATCCGCTTGCGACCCGCGCAGACACACACAAGCCTGCGCCCAAACCGCGCACCTATCGCAGTGATCGGAACTGGACCGTTCGCGAAGTCTTTCGAACCCGCGCAGTTTATTTCATCATGACCATCAGCGTTACTTATCTGGGCATCGGGACCTTCCTGCTCACCCATGGCTCGCTCTACCTATCGGATATCGGCATTTCGAAAATTCAGACCGCCTCTATCGTCAGTGTCTTCATCATTGGTAGCGGGCTGGGCCGCATACCGGCGGGATGGCTCGGCGACCGTTTCGAACTGCGCTGGTTGATGGCGGCGATGATGGCCGCGATGCTGGCGTCTTTCATTATGTTATGGACTCTTACCAGCCTGGTCGGCCTTGGCTTTGCCGCCTTCCTGCTCGGGCTGTGTTATGGCGGATTTTTTGCGCTGTCTCCCGCCCTCACCAGCAATTTTTTCGGGCAGGAAAGCTTTGCGAAAATCAACTCGGTATTTGCGCCGCTGCTTTTGCCCTTCGTCGCGACGGCACCGGCAGGCGCAGGCTATATTTTCGATATATATGGCAGCTATGACCTGGCGTTCTTGATAGGTTCGATTCTGTTGGGCCTGTCTCTGATCTCCGCCATTTGTCTGACGCCACCACAACATAAGGCCGCGTCCGAGGGCGCTTAG
- a CDS encoding AI-2E family transporter: protein MLQGRVSTIFFSVGITIMIGWLFYVGKDIILPIVTAIILLQILYSASAAVARIPGLGRSPMWVRSSLALVGVILLLFAMTRMLVASLQTLVPSLPTYQSNLENLFATWFPAPTETAAVQTDVADMMASPGRMIDRGSDAVVKAVSEFATKLLTEVDIAAIAQSVLSSLTSFGGFVFITILYASFMLSEITGFPAKVQRAFGNASDSKDTMNMIARINHDIGSYLATKTLINIMLGVICWVIMVTLGIEYAALWAIIIGLLNYIPYIGSIVGVAFPALFAVAQFGTLTVPLIATGLMTAAQVIIGNVVEPRMLSKSVNLSPMVVLVALSVWSTLWGIPGAILAVPFTTILMIILAGRKGTKPIAALLSSDGKV, encoded by the coding sequence ATGTTACAGGGCCGCGTCAGCACGATATTTTTCTCGGTCGGGATCACCATCATGATTGGCTGGCTATTCTATGTCGGCAAGGATATTATCCTGCCGATCGTGACAGCGATCATCCTGCTTCAGATATTATATTCTGCCAGCGCGGCCGTAGCGCGTATCCCTGGTCTGGGGCGCTCACCCATGTGGGTGCGCTCGTCATTGGCCTTGGTCGGGGTAATCCTGTTGTTGTTCGCGATGACACGGATGCTGGTTGCCAGCTTGCAGACTCTGGTGCCCTCGCTGCCGACCTATCAGAGCAATCTGGAAAACTTGTTTGCCACCTGGTTTCCGGCACCCACCGAGACAGCGGCGGTCCAGACCGATGTCGCCGATATGATGGCATCGCCCGGCCGGATGATCGATCGCGGCAGCGACGCGGTCGTCAAAGCGGTCAGCGAATTTGCCACCAAGCTGCTGACCGAAGTTGATATCGCGGCGATCGCACAATCGGTCTTGTCATCGCTGACCAGTTTTGGTGGTTTTGTGTTTATTACCATCCTCTACGCGTCTTTCATGCTCAGCGAGATTACCGGCTTTCCGGCAAAAGTGCAGCGGGCCTTTGGTAATGCAAGTGATTCCAAAGACACGATGAACATGATCGCGCGAATCAACCACGATATTGGCAGCTATCTGGCGACCAAGACACTGATCAACATCATGCTGGGCGTAATCTGCTGGGTCATCATGGTGACACTCGGTATCGAATATGCTGCGCTGTGGGCGATCATAATCGGTCTGCTCAATTACATTCCCTATATCGGTTCGATTGTCGGTGTTGCCTTTCCGGCGCTGTTCGCAGTCGCGCAATTTGGCACGCTGACCGTACCGTTAATCGCCACCGGCCTGATGACGGCAGCGCAGGTGATCATCGGCAATGTTGTGGAACCGCGCATGCTCAGCAAATCGGTCAACCTCAGTCCGATGGTGGTGCTGGTGGCGCTTTCCGTATGGAGCACGCTGTGGGGTATTCCCGGTGCGATACTGGCGGTGCCGTTTACGACGATATTGATGATCATATTGGCTGGCCGCAAAGGCACCAAACCAATTGCAGCTCTATTGTCGAGCGACGGGAAAGTCTAA
- the gmk gene encoding guanylate kinase yields the protein MADDISSLPHDELSRRGLLFVLSSPSGAGKSTLARMLLEADDQIAMSVSVTTRPQRPGEEHGEDYYFVSGEEFEEMVADHSFLEYATVFGNRYATPAAPVQKNLEDGQDVLFDIDWQGTQQLYQRAGEDVVRIFILPPSLAELRERLEARATDSNEIIDSRMQRAASEISHWDGYDYVLINDDLDACFAKVKQILATERMRRSRQTGLIGFVRDLVAQERS from the coding sequence ATGGCCGACGATATTTCTTCCCTTCCGCATGACGAACTGAGCCGCCGCGGCCTGCTGTTCGTCCTCTCTTCTCCCTCTGGTGCTGGCAAATCGACGCTCGCACGAATGCTGCTAGAAGCCGATGATCAGATCGCGATGTCGGTATCGGTGACCACCCGTCCACAGCGCCCCGGTGAAGAACATGGCGAGGACTATTATTTTGTCAGTGGCGAGGAGTTTGAAGAGATGGTCGCGGATCATTCCTTCCTTGAATATGCCACCGTCTTCGGCAATCGCTATGCAACGCCAGCCGCGCCGGTTCAAAAGAATCTGGAAGATGGACAGGACGTTCTGTTCGATATTGACTGGCAGGGTACCCAGCAGCTCTATCAACGCGCCGGCGAAGATGTCGTCCGCATCTTCATCCTGCCGCCCTCACTCGCCGAGTTGCGAGAGCGGCTGGAGGCCCGGGCTACCGACAGCAACGAAATCATCGACAGCCGCATGCAGCGTGCAGCCAGCGAAATCAGCCATTGGGACGGCTATGACTATGTCCTGATCAACGACGATCTCGATGCCTGTTTTGCGAAGGTTAAACAAATACTGGCCACCGAACGAATGCGTCGGTCGCGGCAAACAGGACTAATCGGGTTTGTCCGGGATTTGGTTGCGCAAGAGCGGAGCTAA